The following proteins are encoded in a genomic region of Pseudorca crassidens isolate mPseCra1 chromosome 5, mPseCra1.hap1, whole genome shotgun sequence:
- the TM4SF19 gene encoding transmembrane 4 L6 family member 19, with translation MACSRTCSQVLGLSLGTTALFAAAANTVLLLPNWDVTYLLRGLIGRHAMLGSGLWGGGLMVLTAATLISLTGWRYGCFSKSGPCQSMLTALLSSGLAFLGALICFITSGVALKDGPFCMFDVSSFNQTQAWKHGYPFKDLQNRNYLYDHSLWNSVCLEPSKAVMWHVCFFSALLCISLLQILLVVIHFINSFLGLFCSLCEK, from the exons ATGGCATGCTCACGGACCTGCTCCCAAGTACTGGGGCTGAGCCTCGGGACTACAGCCCTGtttgctgctgcagccaacacAGTGCTCCTCCTTCCTAACTGGGATGTGACCTACCTGTTGAGGGGCCTCATTGGCAGGCATGCCAtgctgggctctgggctctggggAGGAGGCCTCATG gtTCTCACTGCAGCTACCCTCATCTCCTTGACGGGCTGGAGATATGGCTGCTTCAGTAAGAGTGGGCCCTGCCAAAGT ATGCTTACTGCTCTGTTGTCAAGTGGCCTGGCTTTTCTTGGGGCCTTGATTTGCTTTATCACTTCTGGAGTAGCCCTGAAAGATGGTCCTTTTTGCATGTTCGATGTTTCGTCCTTCAATCAGACACAGGCTTGGAAACATGGTTACCCATTCAAAGACCTGCAAAACAG GAATTATTTGTATGACCATTCACTCTGGAATTCTGTCTGCCTGGAGCCTTCTAAAGCTGTCATGTGGCACGTGTGCTTCTTCTCTGCCCTTCTGTGCATCAGCCTCCTCCAGATTCTCCTGGTGGTCATTCATTTCATCAACAGCTTCCTGGGCCTTTTCTGCAGCCTCTGTGAGAAGTAA
- the DYNLT2B gene encoding dynein light chain Tctex-type protein 2B isoform X3 produces the protein MSVAAPFSKRTSFSAVEGLPETEKNAGESENTYILRPIFQQRFRPSVVRDCIHAVLKEELANAEYSPEEMPQLTKRLSENIKDKLKEMGFDRYKMVVQVVIGEQRGEGVFPSDLSTKNLECSLEPQPQQHGCSLFLGC, from the exons ATGTCGGTCGCTGCACCCTTCTCAAAGCGCACGTCCTTCTCTGCGGTCGAAGGGTTACCTGAGACTGAGAAGAACGCTGGAGAGTCCGAGAATACCTATATTCTGCGGCCCATTTTCCAGCAAAG GTTCAGACCCTCTGTGGTTAGAGACTGTATCCATGCTGTGCTCAAGGAGGAACTGGCAAATGCTGAATACTCTCCAGAAGAAATGCCTCAGCTCACAAAACGTTtatcagaaaatattaaagataaattaaaag aaatggGATTTGACCGATATAAAATGGTGGTGCAAGTAGTGATTGGAGAACAAAGAGGGGAAGGTGTATT CCCTTCAGATCTTTCAACGAAGAACCTGGAGTGTTCATTGGAACCCCAGCCTCAGCAG